The sequence CATTGAGCGCGTCTTCTGCCATACGCAGTTTGAACCACTGACCGTGTTCGATACCATCAAGAATCTCATTGGTCAGCTCAGTGCCTTTCTTGACGCCAGCACCACCTTCTGCCTTGTTGCCAACCAAGTGAGCACGCAGACGTTCAAAGGTAGCACCTTCAACGATACGGAACTCTTCGTTAAGGTCTTTACGGATTTCATCAAGCTGCGATTTCTCAATCGATAACGCGCGTGCATCACGCTCAACACCGTCACGGGTAAAGACCTGAACATCAATGATCGTGCCTTTAGTGCCTGTCGGAACACGCAGTGAAGTATCTTTTACGTCAGATGCCTTCTCACCAAAAATAGCTCGCAACAGTTTCTCTTCAGGGGTCAGCTGCGTTTCGCCTTTTGGCGTCACTTTACCAACCAGAATATCACCTGCTTCAACTTCAGCACCGACATAGACAATACCGGCCTCATCAAGTTTGTTCAGCGCTGCTTCGCCAACGTTAGGAATATCAGAGGTTATTTCCTCTGGGCCCAGTTTGGTGTCACGCGATACGCAGGTCAGCTCTTGAATATGGATCGTGGTATAGCGATCTTCTTCAGCAACACGCTCAGACAACAAGATTGAGTCTTCGAAGTTGTATCCATTCCATGGCATAAATGCCACACGCATATTTTGACCGAGTGCAAGTTCACCCATATCTGTGGACGGGCCATCAGCCATAATGTCGCCACGTGATACAGAGTCACCTTTGCGCACTAATGGACGCTGGTTGATACAAGTATTCTGGTTAGAACGCGTGTATTTGGTCAGGTTGTAGATATCGACACCGGCTTCACCAGTTTCAACTTCATCATCATTGACGCGCACAACAATACGGCTGGCATCAACGGATTCAATCACACCACCACGGCGCGCAACTTCACATACACCAGAGTCACGGGCAACGTTACGCTCCATGCCAGTACCCACCAGCGGCTTATCTGTACGCAAGGTTGGTACAGCCTGGCGCTGCATGTTAGAACCCATCAAGGCACGGTTAGCATCATCGTGCTCAAGAAACGGAATCAATGACGCAGCTACCGATACAACTTGCTTAGGCGAAACATCCATTAAAGTCACTTCTTCAGGTGCTTTAACGGTGGTCTCGTTCATGTGACGAACAGTAACCAACTCGTCCATCAGGACGTTATCTTCGCTCATCTGCGCAGAAGCCTGAGCGACAACATGGTCAGACTCTTCAATGGCTGACAAGAAAACGATCTCGTCCGTTACTTTGCCTTCTTTAACAATGCGGTATGGTGTCTCAAGGAAACCATAGCTGTTGGTTCGGGCATAAGTGGCCAGCGAGTTGATTAATCCAATGTTCGGACCTTCTGGCGTTTCAACTGGGCAGACACGACCGTAATGCGTTGGGTGTACGTCACGCACTTCAAAGCCGGCACGCTCTCGGGTCAAACCACCTGGGCCAAGCGCAGAGACACGACGCTTATGAGTGATTTCTGATAGCGGGTTGTTTTGATCCATAAACTGCGACAGTTGACTGGAGCCAAAAAACTCCTTAACCGCTGCAGCTACTGGTTTAGCGTTAATCAAGTCTTGCGGCATCAAGCCTTCGCTTTCTGCCATTGACAGGCGCTCTTTAACAGCACGTTCAACACGCACTAAACCAACACGGAATTGGTTTTCAGCCATTTCACCAACGCAACGTACACGGCGGTTACCAAGGTGGTCGATATCATCAACAATACCGTGACCATTACGAATGGCAACGATAGTTTTTAGTACATCAACAATATCTTCTTTGCTCAATACACCTTCGCCCAGAATTTCTGTGCGACCAATACGGCGGTTGAACTTCATGCGTCCTACCGCTGATAAGTCATAGCGTTCGGATGCAAAGAACAGATTTTTGAATAAGTTCTCTGCTGCATCTTTGGTTGGCGGCTCACCAGGACGCATCATGCGATAAATTTCTACTAGCGCTTCAAGTTGATTAGTAGTGCCATCAATTTTCAGGGTGTCTGAGATAAATGGACCGCAGTCAATATCGTTTGTATACAGCGCTTCAATCTGCACAACCTGAGCATCTACAACTGTCTGCAGCATTTCCGCTGTCAACTCAGTGTTGCACTCAACCAAAATCTCGCCCGTCGCTGGGTGTACGATTGGCTTAGCAGTGGTCACACCAATAATATATTCAGTAGGCACGACCAATTTGTTGATGCCCGCTTTTTCTAATTGGTTGATATGGCGCGAGGTAATACGACGGCCTTCTTCAACGATAACTTTACCGCTATCATCCTGAATATCGAAACTGGCAATCTCTCCGCGCAAACGCTGCGGTACCAATTCTAAGCTCACTTCATCCGCTGAAACGTGGAATACGTTCGTCGCATAGAAGGTCGCAAGAATTTCTTCAGTTGTATAACCCAGTGCGCGCAACAATACAGACGCCGGCAGTTTACGGCGACGGTCAATACGTACAAACACGCAGTCTTTCGGATCGAATTCAAAATCGAGCCAAGAACCACGATAAGGAATAACTCGTGCTGAATACAATAGCTTACCCGAGCTATGCGTTTTGCCGCGGTCATGGTCAAAGAACACACCTGGCGAACGGTGTAGCTGAGAAACGATTACACGCTCGGTACCATTAATGACAAAGGTACCGTTTTCAGTCATCAACGGGATTTCGCCCATATAGACTTCTTGCTCTTTAATATCTTTGATCGCTTTGCTTGATGATTCACGATCAAAAATAATTAGGCGCACTTTTACGCGCAATGGAACTGCATAAGTTACACCGCGTAAAGAACACTCTTTTACATCAAATGCGGGCTCGCCGAGGCGATACCCTACGTACTCAAGCGCTGCGTTGCCTGAGTAACTAATAATCGGAAATACCGATTTAAAGGCTGCGTGCAGGCCAATATCACGGAACTGCTCCTTGCTCACGCCAGTCTGCAGAAATTCACGGTAAGAATCTAATTGGATTGCCAGTAGATAAGGCACATCCATCACATCCTGCAGCTTGCTAAAGTCCTTGCGGATACGTTTTTTCTCAGTATATGAGTAAGCCATCAGCGTTCCCCAGCTTGGTAACCTGCCTGTTGGATACTTCCGGCGGAAATACCCAGTAAATCGTGCAAACATTTATTTTTCAGTTTGCTCTTGAGTTCTGCTTGAGCATCCACTCATTAGAGCTAGAACAGAAAAAGGCCGGTGACATTAGCCACCAGCCATCAGCCCTTTGCACAGGCTGTTATGCAACATCAAGCTTATTTAAGCTCGACTTTAGCGCCTGCTTCTTCCAGCATTTTCTTGGCTGCTTCAGCATCATCTTTTGATACGTCTTCTTTAACAACACCTGGCGCACCATCAACAACTGCTTTAGCTTCTTTCAGACCTAGGCCTGTCAGCTCGCGAACTGCTTTAATGACGTTAACTTTCTTCTCGCCAGCTTCTAACAGCATAACGGTGAACTCAGTTTGCTCTTCAGCAGCTGCAGCAGCAGGACCAGCCGCAGCAACAGTAGCAGCAGCAGCAGTCACGCCAAATTTTTCTTCCATTGCAGTGATCAGCTCAACAATTTGCATTACTGACATTTCTGAAACGGCGTTAAGGATATCTTCGTTAGTAAGAGCCATGACTCTATGCTTCCTATATTGGTGATGACCTTTATCAAGCCACCAAAATCATAATTTTGTGTAAAGAGCGAAAGCTTAAGCTGCTTCTGCTTCTTTCTGGTCGCGAACTGCTGCCAAAGTACGAGCCAGCTTGCTGGTCGCGCCCTGAATAACACTCATCAACTGAGAAACCGCCTCGTCGAATGTTGGCAAAGTTGCCAATACGTCGATTTGGTTGGCTGCAATCAAGTTACCTTCAAAAGCGGCTGCTTTGATCTCAAACTTATCCTGACCTTTAGCGAATTCTTTGAAAATACGAGCAGCTGCGCCCGGATGATCATTAGAAAAAGCAATTAAGGTCGGGCCAGTGAACACATCGTTGAGGACTTCATACTGAGTTCCTGCAACAGCGCGTCGTAGCAATGTATTACGTACTACTCGTACATATACACCTGCTTCACGAGCCTCTTTACGGAGTCCGGTCATAGCGCTTACTTTTACGCCGCGGGCATCAACCACAACAGCGGAAAGGGCAGCTTGGGCAGCCTCGTTGACTTCAGCGACGATAGCTTTCTTGTCTTCGAGTCTAATTGCCACGGGTTTTACTCCTGCTTGTTTCATTTCACTCAGCAAGCTGAGTCTCAATTTGGTGTCTGATTCAAATGAATCGGGAGCACCATCTACGTAGGCTTATATGTGTTTGACATATTTATTAAGACTAAGCACCTACGGTCTTTGACGGCCCCGCTAAGCAGGGACCCCAAAAATTACCTGCGCGACTGTTACTTAACAGCATCTAGGCTTGACTGATCAATGATCAGACCAGGGCCCATGGTGCTGCTTAATGTTACACGCTTAACATAAATGCCTTTTGATGAAGAAGGCTTCAAGCGACGCAACTCAGCCAATAACGCCTCAGCGTTTTGCTTAAGTTTTGCTGGCTCAAAATCAATTTGACCAATAGCAGCATGGATGATGCCGTTTTTGTCAGTACGGAAGCGAGCTTGACCTGCTTTAGCATTGTTAACTGCTGTTGCAACATCTGGCGTCACAGTACCAACTTTTGGGTTTGGCATTAGACCGCGCGGGCCTAACACTTGACCTAATTGACCAACAACGCGCATAGCATCCGGAGAAGCAATAACCACATCGTAGTTCAAATCACCGGCTTTCATTTCAGCAGCCAGATCATCCATACCAACTTTGTCGGCACCCGCTGCCAAAGCTGCTTCTGCGGCCGGGCCTTGTGCAAATACAGCAACGCGTACAGTTTTACCGGTACCGTTCGGCATCACAGTTGCACCACGAACAACTTGGTCAGACTTACGCGGATCAACACCGAGGTTAATCGCAATATCAACTGACTCTTTAAACTTGATTGTAGACAGCTCGCTTAACAAGCTTGCTGCTTCTTCAAATGAATACTGCTTGCCAGCTTGCACTTTAGCTGCAATAGCTTGTTGACGTTTTGAAAGCTTAGCCATTACACGCCCTCCACGTTCAAGCCCATGCTGCGCGCGGAGCCAGCAATGGTACGAACAGCAGCATCAAGTCCAGCCGCTGTTAAATCAGCATCTTTAACTTGTGCGATTTCTTCTAACTGCGCACGTGTCACAGTACCCACTTTCTGAGTATTAGGACGCGCTGACCCAGCAGACACACCAGCAGCTTTTTTCAATAAGACGGCAGCTGGCGTGCTTTTTGTTTCAAACGTGAAGCTACGATCGCTGTAAACAGTAATGATTACTGGTGTCGGCAGACCTGGCTCTACGCCTTGGGTTTTTGCGTTAAACGCCTTACAAAACTCCATAATATTTACACCGTGCTGACCCAATGCTGGACCAACTGGCGGCGACGGATTCGCCTGACCTGCTTTTACTTGCAGCTTAATATAAGCCTGAATCTTTTTAGCCATGATTTGCTCCGATGGGTATAACGCCTTACGGCTCCCCAGTGATTTATTTCACAATCCTTTGACAAAAAAACCCCGCAACTAAAAGTTGCAGGGCGACATCCGTAATATTATCAGATTTTCTCTACCTGACTGAATTCTAATTCGACAGGTGTTGAACGTCCAAAAATGAGAACCGCAACTTGAATTCGACTCTTCTCATAATTTACTTCTTCAACAACACCGTTAAAGTCAGCAAATGGACCATCGTTAACACGCACGGTCTCACCTGGCTCAAACAATGTTCTTGGACGTGGCTTATCACCACTATCTTCTACACGACGCAAGATAGCATCAGCTTCTTTCTCAGTGATTGGCGCAGGTTTATCTGCCG comes from Pseudomonas sp. C27(2019) and encodes:
- the rplK gene encoding 50S ribosomal protein L11 — protein: MAKKIQAYIKLQVKAGQANPSPPVGPALGQHGVNIMEFCKAFNAKTQGVEPGLPTPVIITVYSDRSFTFETKSTPAAVLLKKAAGVSAGSARPNTQKVGTVTRAQLEEIAQVKDADLTAAGLDAAVRTIAGSARSMGLNVEGV
- the rpoB gene encoding DNA-directed RNA polymerase subunit beta codes for the protein MAYSYTEKKRIRKDFSKLQDVMDVPYLLAIQLDSYREFLQTGVSKEQFRDIGLHAAFKSVFPIISYSGNAALEYVGYRLGEPAFDVKECSLRGVTYAVPLRVKVRLIIFDRESSSKAIKDIKEQEVYMGEIPLMTENGTFVINGTERVIVSQLHRSPGVFFDHDRGKTHSSGKLLYSARVIPYRGSWLDFEFDPKDCVFVRIDRRRKLPASVLLRALGYTTEEILATFYATNVFHVSADEVSLELVPQRLRGEIASFDIQDDSGKVIVEEGRRITSRHINQLEKAGINKLVVPTEYIIGVTTAKPIVHPATGEILVECNTELTAEMLQTVVDAQVVQIEALYTNDIDCGPFISDTLKIDGTTNQLEALVEIYRMMRPGEPPTKDAAENLFKNLFFASERYDLSAVGRMKFNRRIGRTEILGEGVLSKEDIVDVLKTIVAIRNGHGIVDDIDHLGNRRVRCVGEMAENQFRVGLVRVERAVKERLSMAESEGLMPQDLINAKPVAAAVKEFFGSSQLSQFMDQNNPLSEITHKRRVSALGPGGLTRERAGFEVRDVHPTHYGRVCPVETPEGPNIGLINSLATYARTNSYGFLETPYRIVKEGKVTDEIVFLSAIEESDHVVAQASAQMSEDNVLMDELVTVRHMNETTVKAPEEVTLMDVSPKQVVSVAASLIPFLEHDDANRALMGSNMQRQAVPTLRTDKPLVGTGMERNVARDSGVCEVARRGGVIESVDASRIVVRVNDDEVETGEAGVDIYNLTKYTRSNQNTCINQRPLVRKGDSVSRGDIMADGPSTDMGELALGQNMRVAFMPWNGYNFEDSILLSERVAEEDRYTTIHIQELTCVSRDTKLGPEEITSDIPNVGEAALNKLDEAGIVYVGAEVEAGDILVGKVTPKGETQLTPEEKLLRAIFGEKASDVKDTSLRVPTGTKGTIIDVQVFTRDGVERDARALSIEKSQLDEIRKDLNEEFRIVEGATFERLRAHLVGNKAEGGAGVKKGTELTNEILDGIEHGQWFKLRMAEDALNEQLEKAQAYLSDRRKLLDEKFEDKKRKLQQGDDLAPGVQKIVKVYLAIKRRIQPGDKMAGRHGNKGVVSVIMPVEDMPHDADGVPVDIVLNPLGVPSRMNVGQILETHLGLAAKGLGEKINRMLDEQRKVNELRAFLHQIYNEIGGADEDRVDLDSLTDDEILELSDNLRGGVPMATPVFDGAEEKEIKAMLKLADLPESGQMTLYDGRTGNAFDRPVTVGYMYILKLNHLVDDKMHARSTGSYSLVTQQPLGGKAQFGGQRFGEMEVWALEAYGAAYTLQEMLTVKSDDVNGRTKMYKNIVDGDHRMEPGMPESFNVLIKEIRSLGIDIELETV
- the rplL gene encoding 50S ribosomal protein L7/L12, producing MALTNEDILNAVSEMSVMQIVELITAMEEKFGVTAAAATVAAAGPAAAAAEEQTEFTVMLLEAGEKKVNVIKAVRELTGLGLKEAKAVVDGAPGVVKEDVSKDDAEAAKKMLEEAGAKVELK
- the rplA gene encoding 50S ribosomal protein L1, producing the protein MAKLSKRQQAIAAKVQAGKQYSFEEAASLLSELSTIKFKESVDIAINLGVDPRKSDQVVRGATVMPNGTGKTVRVAVFAQGPAAEAALAAGADKVGMDDLAAEMKAGDLNYDVVIASPDAMRVVGQLGQVLGPRGLMPNPKVGTVTPDVATAVNNAKAGQARFRTDKNGIIHAAIGQIDFEPAKLKQNAEALLAELRRLKPSSSKGIYVKRVTLSSTMGPGLIIDQSSLDAVK
- the rplJ gene encoding 50S ribosomal protein L10, which encodes MAIRLEDKKAIVAEVNEAAQAALSAVVVDARGVKVSAMTGLRKEAREAGVYVRVVRNTLLRRAVAGTQYEVLNDVFTGPTLIAFSNDHPGAAARIFKEFAKGQDKFEIKAAAFEGNLIAANQIDVLATLPTFDEAVSQLMSVIQGATSKLARTLAAVRDQKEAEAA